From Microcoleus sp. AS-A8:
CAGGTCTTGAGGGCGGTTGTGTTCTCCAACAATCATGCCCTTGTACACCTTGGTACCCGGTGTAATAAAGAACACTCCCCGGTCTTCCCCGTTCTTCATCGCGTAGAAGGTTGCCACTCCTTCCTCAAAGGAGATGATCACCCCATTGCGGCGGGTTTCAACATCACCGGAGAAAGGACGATAATCCAGGAAGCTGTGATTCATGATGCCCTCACCCCGTGTCAGGCGCATGAACTCACCTCGGAATCCAATTAAACCCCGCGCTGGAATCACAAACTCTAGTTGAGTGCGACTATTGCCACCAACCTGCATGTCCTGCATTTCGCCCTTGCGCTGACCGAGGCGTTCAATACAGCCGCCCACAGCCGCTTCAGGTACATCTAGCACCAACAGCTCATAAGGTTCGCAGGGTTGACCACTGACTTCTCGGTAGATCACTTGGGGCTGGGAAACCTGAAACTCATACCCCTCACGACGCATGGTTTCGATGAGGATACCCAAGTGCAGTTCACCGCGACCCGAAACCAGGAATTTATCGGGAGAGTCGGTTTCTTCGACGCGCAGGGCGACGTTGGTTTCCAATTCTCGAATCAAGCGATCGCGCAATTGCCGCGAGGTCACAAAATCCCCTTCCTGACCCGCAAACGGCGAATCATTTACCGAGAAGGTCATCTGCAAGGTTGGCTCATCCACCTTAATCAGCGGTAAGGCTTGCGGTTCATTGGGGCAAGTAATCGTTTCCCCAATGTTGGCATTGGCAAACCCAGCAACAGCGACGATGTTCCCGGCTGAGGCTTCTTCGAGGTCGATGCGCTTGAGTCCTTCAAAGCCCATCAGTTTGGTAATTTTCCCCTTGACAACTGCTCCTGTTTCTGTTACAAGAGCGGCTTGCTGACCCGCTTTGATCGTGCCATTGTGGATGCGACCAATCACGATCCGACCGACATATTCAGAGTAGTCGAGGGTGGTCACTTGTAGTTGTAAGGGCTTAGTGACATCCCCAACAGGTGGGGGGACATGACGTAAGATAGCCTCAAACATAGGTTGCATATCCACGCCTTGGGCGTCCAAATCTTCTTTGGCGTAGCCTTCTAGCCCTGAGGCAAACAGATAGGGAAACTCACACTGGTCATCGTCTGCACCTAATTCTAGGAACAGGTCTAAGACTTTATCAACGGCACCGTGGGGGTCAGCTTGGGGTCGGTCAATTTTATTGACGACCACAATGGGGCGCAGTCCCTTTTCCAAGGCTTTTTTCAGCACGAACCGGGTCTGAGGCATTGGCCCTTCATTGGCATCCACAATGAGAATGCAGCCATCCACCATCCCCAACACTCGCTCAACCTCACCACCAAAGTCAGCGTGACCGGGGGTATCAACAATGTTGATTAATGTTTCTTTGTAGCGAACGGCGGTGTTTTTGGAAAGAATTGTAATGCCCCGTTCCCGCTCTAAATCGTTGGAGTCCATGACGCAGTCTGGAACGTCTTCCCCTTCGCGGAAAATGCCAGATTGTTTGAGAAGGGCATCAACAAGAGTGGTTTTGCCGTGATCGACGTGGGCAATGATAGCAACGTTACGAATAGGAAGAGCCATAGAAGCGTCACAGAATGAGTAGGCAGGGGTAAAAAATTCTGCTAAAGATTTCTTAATAATTGTAGCTTACAGTATCGGGTAATTGATGAGGCAATGAGAGGTACAGCCACGTCGCCGTTACGTATCACGTAATCGCCATGAGCTGAACCCGGTGAGAGTTATAGAGGTTTCAGACGTTTCGCGGGTGAATCAGGACTGTGAGCCAAATTAGGTTTAACTTCAGTTCAGAAGCCGGAGTAGGGATTTCTTCTACAAAGCGGCTATCTGTTCGGCGGCTTGTGCTAATTCAGAGGCCACTCGCGCTGCATAAGGGCGAATGAACCACCAAATTAAAGGGGACAACCAGCCTCGTAGCGTCACCGAATAGGATACATAAGTCCCGCAAACGGTGGATTCAATTTGGTAAGTTACCAGTTTTTCCACGCCTGGGATTGCCAGCACACGCACACTGAGTAATTCACCCGGTCGAACACGCTCAACAAAAATTCGGACTGGAATCGGGATTAAACGAGTGACCACCTGATAAATAATTCCTGGTTTAGCAATTAACCCGCTTGGAGCATTGGTACTAGATAGTAAAGGATGCCAAGAAACATCCGCTAAATTGATGATTTTTTGCCACAGAACGTCTACAGGAGCAGTACTTAAGGCCCGATAGGTTCTAAAAAGCGCGAACTTGCACCAAATCCCCTCTCGACCAGCAATTAATTTGAAGGAAAAATTGAGAATCACCAGATACCTCCTCCAACGAACGCTCAGGCCAACCTCTCATTCTAAGCAAATGGTGTTGCGGGTAAAATCCCCTTACTTAGGATATGAGCGCAAATCTTGAAAGACAATTAAGGTTCGTCTTTGTTTAAGGTTTGTAACCAGACACTAAATCAGGAAGACTGCATATCTTTAAAAGAACCAATCCGAGATAGTCTAAGTAAAGTCAAACCATCACGATGCCCATCAGGGGCTACCCGCTTTTGGGTGAACTATTTTGGGTTAACTCCATTGAATTGAGATTATGACAGCTTTTCAGACGGACGCAACGACTACTCCTCAGGTTTCGCCTTCTTTACCACCTGCTGACTCCAGAGAACGAGTCAAGCAGTTGATGCTACAGCTCCAAGATACAATTTGTCAGGCTTTAGAAAAGCTAGATGGGGCTAGCCAATTTCAGGAAGATGTCTGGGATCGAGAAGAGGGTGGCGGTGGTCGTTCCCGTGTCATCCGCGATGGTGCTGTATTTGAGCAGGGTGGAGTTAACTTTTCCGAGGTTTGGGGTGAGCAACTCCCTCCCTCTATCCTGGCTCAGCGTCCAGAGGCGGCTGGACATGGCTTTTTTGCAACTGGTACGTCCATGGTGTTGCACCCTCGCAATCCCTATATCCCCACAGTTCACCTGAATTATCGTTATTTTGAAGCGGGTCCGGTCTGGTGGTTTGGAGGAGGAGCCGATTTAACTCCTTATTATCCCTTTGCCGAAGACGCGGCTCATTTCCATCGCACCCTCAAAGGAGCTTGTGATAATCACCACTCGGAGTATTATCCTGTATTCAAGCGCTGGTGTGATGAGTACTTTTATTTAAAACACCGCCAAGAAACGCGGGGTGTTGGCGGACTCTTCTTTGACTATCAAGATGGAACAGGTCAACTGTATCGTGGTCCTCACAAAGATAGTCCCGCGGCCATTTATAGTGACCGATTGGGGGCTTTAGCGCCACGCAGATGGGAAGATTTATTTGCCTTTATCCAGGAATGCTCGTCATCCTTTTTACCCGCTTATGTGCCCATTGTTGAGCGCCGTCAAGGGCTAGAGTATGGCGACAGAGAGCGGAACTTCCAGCTTTATCGCCGGGGTCGCTATGTAGAATTTAATTTGGTCTATGACCGGGGTACCATCTTTGGTCTACAAACGAACGGGCGCACGGAGTCCATCCTTATGTCTCTACCCCCCTTAGTGCGTTGGGAATACAGCTACAAACCTGAACCGAATACCCCTGAAGCTGAGTTGTACGAGATATTTCTCAAGCCCCAAGACTGGTCTAACTGGACGCCTTTAACCTCATGATTGAAGATATCTGAGTTAAACTAACGTGAGGTGAGTATTTGTCGCACGTAACAAGGTTGAGCGTTGTTTCAACTGAGTTTTCCAAGTTTAATTCAGGCACCAAGTCCGCAACCAAATGTTGCTCCTCTTGAGCTTCAAGGGGGGCTGCTGCTGCAAGGAGGTATTGATGATTCATATTGACCAGAAAACACACACCACCAAAGATGGTACAACTGTTATTGTTTTAGCACCTGTCGGACGCTTGGACATCACTACGGCTTGGCAATTTCGTTTGAAGTTGCAAGAGTGTATTTCTAAACTTAGCCGTCATGTGATTGTTAATCTGAGTCAGGTTAACTTCATTGATAGTTCCGGTTTAACGTCCCTAGTCGCAGGAATGCGAGATGCTGACAAAGTGAAAGGGAGTTTCCGTATTTGTAACGTGCATCCAGAAGCCAAACTGGTCTTTGAGGTCACCATGATGGACTCCGTGTTTGAAATCTTTGAAACGGAGGAAGAAGCCTTGGAAGGAGTTCCCCGGAGCATGGCCACTTGAAAGGGTTGAGGGTAAAAGGTTAGAAGATTGATAGTTAGAAGGTTGAAGGTTGGCTGAAACCTGCAACTGACTTTTCCTGCCAACCTGTAACTCTTTAGAGCGGTAACTCGTGGGCAAAATCTTGACGTTTGGTGAAGCAGAAAGGACCGAGTAAGGCTCCCCATGTGGCTTTTCCGGTCGCTGGGTCAATGCCTTTGTCATAGCTGCGAAATTCCTCAGGTGTAGCCTCAAATCCTAGGGAAATTTGGTAATCTTTGCCTTGATAGCTAAAACTACAGGGCGTATTCGTTGCTGAGAACGCTGAGAATTCATAAGCATTAGGAGAAACTAGACGCTGTTTCACGCTAAGAGTACAGCCCGGTAAAAACTCAATTTGTGCAGTTGTGAGCTGCTTTAATAATTCTGGATTACGACCAGCACCTCGGATCGCGTCTGGGTTCTTAAGCATATAAAACTGCACTTGTAAAGAGGCTGGTGTCGTTGGGTTGGGATACAGCCTCAGAATGCGTGGACGGTAGGGTTGATCGAGGTTAACAATATTAGCCTGTTCAGCAAATAAGGTCAGGCTGTCTTCGGTAAACAAGGGTACCGGTCGCAGCCACAGGCGGAGGTGAACATACCAGACGGGGTCGGCGATGGCTTGTTGTCGATTGTCAAATTCACCCGCCATGTAGCGTGCTAAGGTAATCAATTCAGCAGAATGGGTCATCAGGGTAGAAGGTTGAAAGTATAGACGTTGAGCGACTCTCAAGGGTAGAAGATTGAGAGTTTTATTCACGCTCTAGCTTCAAGGCTCTGCGATCCCGGATTGTAGCTCATCACCTCCCTTTTGGTTCTCTTCACCTTGGCAAACGTGTCCTTAAGCGAGACAATAGTTTTACGTCCCCCCTTACAGTCTGCTTTGTGAATAACCTTCGCACAGTCTCAGATACTAAACGAGACTTTTACAACCATCACACCCGCCCTGTTAACTCGATCTTCCGACGGGTGGTCGAAGAGTTGATGGTCGAGATGCATTTGCTATCGGTCAATGTTGATTTTCACTACGAGCCCATCTATGCGTTGGGGGTTGTGACATCCTTTAACCGCTTCATGGAGGGCTACCGACCGGAACGAGATAAAGCTTCCATTTTTGATGCCCTGTGTCAGTCGGTGGGGAACAACCCAGAACAGTACAAGCAAGATGCCCAATGGCTGGAGTCCATGGCACAGCGTGTAACAGGGGAAGAATTAGTTTCCTGGTTAAGCGCACCAAGACCCCAAGATACTTTAGGGGATTTGTATGCCACAGTCGCCGCGATCGCAGAAAATCCTAAATTTAAATACAGCCGCCTATTTGCGATTGGCCTATATACACTCCTCGAAAAAGCGGATTCCGAGTTGGTTCAGGACGAAAAGCGGCGGACTGAGGCTCTAAAGAAAATTAGTGATGGCTTACACCTCCCTGAAGAGAAGTTGCAAAAAGACCTAGAATTGTACCGCAGCAACCTGCAAAAAATGGAACAGGTGCGACTTGTGATCGAAGATGCCATTCAGGCCGATCGCAAAAAACGGGAAAAACGGCTTCAGGATCAGAATAAGGCGGCTACTTCTGCGAGTGATTCTCAAGAATCTACACCGGGTGTGTGACTCTCCTGAATCTTCTGGGCCCTCTGAATCAAAGCTGGGAGGCGGCTCAGGAATTTGGCGATAGAGAGTAGTTTAAAAGACAGCTAACCTCTAAACCAAGGCTTGTAATCGTAAGAGAATCTGCTCAGCCGGTAAGACCCCTTCAATCCGATCTACCGGCTGACCGTTTTTAAACAGAACTAAGGTTGGCAAAGCATGAATTTGATACTGCGACGCTAGCTGAGGATATTTATCGGAGTCAATTTTGACGACTTGTAAGCGACCCTTGAGCTGAGCGTTGACTTGATCCAGGATCGGAGCCATCATCTGACAGGGGCCACACCAAGTCGCATAAAAATCGACTAATACAGGTACATCCGAGCCAGAGAGTAAATCTTCAAAGCTACTGAACTGCTTCTTAACCGTCATAGAAAAAAATTCCTCTCGTTAGGGTTTCTGCTCGATTCTAGTGCAAAATTCTGAGAGCTGAATCAGGCAGATATTTCAAAATCAAGAGGAATTTTTCATGGAAGACTTACCAACATCTTCACTACGGTTACAGGAGCGCGTGGCTATTATTACGGGAGCCTCCCGTGGTATTGGTCGAGCAACAGCCTTAGCGCTGGCTTCTGAGGGAGCCAAGGTAGTGGTCAACTATGCCACTTCTAGTCCGGCTGCCGAAGAGGTGGTGGCGGCAATTACGGACATGGGAGGAAATGCGATCGCACTTCAGGCGGATGTTTCTAAGCTCGATCAGGTAGATGCCCTCGTCAATCAGACCCTAGAAAAGTTGGGTCGTGTTGATATCCTCGTTAACAATGCGGGCATTACCCGTGACACCCTACTTCTGCGAATGAAACCCGAAGACTGGCAAGCGGTGATTGACCTAAACCTAACTGGCGTTTTTTTGTGTACTAGAGCTGTGAGCAAAGTCATGCTCAAGCAGAAGTCTGGTCGCATTATCAACATTACATCGGTGGCAGGGCAGATGGGAAACCCCGGTCAGGCGAATTACAGTGCAGCGAAGGCAGGTGTGATTGGATTTACCAAAACGGTAGCGAAGGAGTTGGCTACTCGTGGCATTACTGTAAATGCTGTAGCACCGGGATTTATTGCCACAGATATGACCAGTGGTCTCAAATCCGATGAAATTCTCAAATACATCCCCTTAGGTCGTTACGGTGCACCCGAAGAAGTGGCTGGAATGATTCGGTTTTTGGCGGCTGACCCAGCCGCCGCTTACATTACCGGGCAGGTGTTTAATGTTGATGGTGGCATGGTAATGGCCTAGCCGTTTGTCGGACTTACCCGTTTACCTGGGCACTCAAAAAGCTTAGATTCGGTAAATTTTTGCCTGTGACGGTTACGCTTGCGGTAGGCAACCGCAGGCGTCCCGTTTCTAGTGTTTGCTACTTGTGCAGTTCATGGTTCATTGGGGTTGGGTACCTCGTTTTGTGAAACCAACCACTCCAGGCACAGAGTTCACAGAGTGCGGAACAAGAGGAGATAAACAGAGATTGGGGTTGCAGATGCGGATTGGGTCACTCTTAAATTCCTCATTAACTTAGCACTCAGACCTGTAGAGTGCTAAATTGGCTAATGGAGACACGACGAAACACAGGAAACTTATGGCAAAAATCGTTTCGTTTAACGAAGAATCAAGACGAGCTTTAGAGCGGGGCGTTAACGCTCTGGCTGATGCTGTCCGCATTACCTTAGGCCCTAGAGGTCGGAATGTTCTGTTAGAAAAGTCCTATGGGGCACCCCAAATTGTCAACGATGGAATTACCGTTGCTAAAGAAATTGAACTGGAAGACCCCTTAGAAAATACGGGTGCTCGACTCATTCAAGAAGTGGCTTCCAGGACTAAAGAAATTGCGGGTGATGGTACTACAACAGCTACGGTTCTTGCTCAGGCGCTGATTCGGGAAGGTCTCAAGAACGTCGCGGCAGGTGCGAATCCTGTTGCTGTGCGTCGGGGTATCGACAAAACGATCGCGCATTTGGTCAAAGAAATTGAGGCCATGGCGAAACCCGTGGAAGGAAGTGCGATCGCTCAAGTTGCCACCGTTTCTGCGGGTAACGACGAAGAAGTCGGTCGGATGATCTCCGAGGCGATGGAGAAAGTTACCAAAGACGGTGTTATTACCGTTGAAGAGTCTAAATCCCTCTCCACTGAACTCGAAGTCGTGGAAGGGATGCAGATTGACCGGGGCTATATTTCCCCCTACTTCGTGACGGATCAAGAACGGATGACGGTGGAATATGACAATCCTCGCATCCTGATTACCGACAAAAAGATTAGCAGCATCCAGGACTTGGTTCCGGTGTTGGAAAAGATGGCGCGGGCCGGTCAACCGCTGCTGATTATTGCAGAAGACTTAGAAGGGGAAGCGTTAGCCACCTTGGTAGTGAACAAAGCACGGGGTGTCTTGAGTGCTGCCGCGATCAAAGCGCCTGGATTTGGCGATCGCCGCAAAGCCCTGCTGCAAGATATTGCCACACTCACTGGCGGTCAGTTAATTTCTGAAGAAATTGGCTTAAGCCTCGATACGGTGACCCCGGATATGCTGGGAACAGCGCGGAAAATCACCATTGATAAAGACTCTACGACTATCGTCTCCGGTGACGAAAATACGGCAGACGTACAGAAGCGGATTGTTCAAATCCGTAAGCAGTTGGCAGAAACCGACTCAGAATACGATAAAGAAAAACTGCAAGAACGGATCGCCAAACTTGCTGGTGGTGTTGCCGTGATTAAGGTCGGGGCTGCCACTGAAACCGAACTCAAAGACCGTAAACTTCGGATTGAAGACGCCCTCAATGCGACAAAAGCAGCAGTCGATGAAGGCATCGTCCCTGGCGGTGGTACCACGTTGATTCGCTTAATTCCGAAAATTGGCGATATCAAACAGAGTCTCGGTGAGGAAGAAAAAATCGGCGCGGATATCGTCGCCAAGGCATTAGAAGCCCCCCTACGCCAGATGGCCGATAACGCAGGTGTCGAAGGTTCCGTCATCGTTGAGAAGGTGCGGACTAGCGATGTCAATATTGGCTACAATGCTGCCACTGGCAAATATGAAGACCTGATTGCAACGGGCATTATCGACCCCGCTAAGGTTGTGCGATCGGCGCTTCAAAATGCTGGTTCTATTGCTGGTATGGTCTTAACGACCGAAGCCCTGGTTGTCGAGAAGCCTGAGAAAAAAGCCGCTGCCCCTGACATGGGCGGCATGGGCGGCATGGGCGGCATGGGCGGCATGGGCGGCATGGGCGGCATGGGCGGCATGGGTATGATGTAGTCCACAGCCTTGTAGGTAAGAATCCTTAAGAGCAGCTTATCTCTTTAGATATGCTGCTTTTTTGTTGCGTTTACGGATCTTTGTAGTAATACTGGATTAAACAATGGCAGCTTTAGAGGCTGATTGACCGACAATGCTAGTATTTTTCATTCATGGTGTCGCCACACACGATGTGAAATATGCAGATAAGTTGAAAAACTTAATTAAGGAAGAGTTTGACCAACAAAAAAAATCCTTTCCCCATTTTTACTCTAGTTTTTGGGGAGATGTATTAAGGGATGTCGGCAAGATTTGGAACTGGATTCATCAAGACTTACAAGAAGCCCAGAGAGAATATAAACAGGCTGATATTGATAATCTCTTTCGCTACCGACAATTTAGAGAAGGATTTCTCTCGGAGTTTGTTGGTGATTTTTTTAGTTACTTTAATCCTGAACGTGGTACTTATATTAGAAAACTTATTGCAGATCAACTCCATGAGTTTATAAAAAATAATCCCGAAGAAACTGAACTACATATAGTAACTCACTCTCTAGGAAGCGTCATCTTGTGGGATGTTCTATTTTCGGAAAGATTTAGTTCTCTAGAAAAAGATCCAGCTATTTATATTCGCTCAATGCTTAATGGTTTTAGCGAGTCTGGAGAATTGAATAAAGTTAAGCTAAAAAGTATAACGACAATGGGTTCGCCCATTTTGTTTTTAAACATTATGTTAGAAGTTAACCCAAACAAGATTAAACAATTTGCTAACACTTATCAAAATGAACATTTGAGATGGATAAATATTATTCATTCTTCAGATGTTGTTGCCTATCCTTTGCGTTCAAGTTTAAACCTAAACTCCTTTGAAAATCTAGTTTTACGAGATGAGTATATTTCAACTGATGCTAACCTAGCCGAAAAAGCTGCCCGTACTGTTGGTCAAGTGGATGCAGCTATGGCGATAGGAGGAGCTGATGCTCATGTCGGCTACTGGCAATGTCAGCAAACAGCTCGTTTAGTCACAGATAATCTTCTGGGTTTAGAAACCCCTATGATACAGAAGGTGGTTTCTAGATTACATAAAGTACCTGGCATGACCAATGATGCGATGCAACTGAGCCGCCGTGCTTTTATAGATAATACTCTTGCTGAGTTAAAGTTTAGAGATGGTAGCGGAATACTCCGTTTTTGTAACAATCCTTTGAAAATTCATTATGTTTATATTTTTGACAGGGAAAATAACTGTGAATTTGTAGGATATGTTGGATGGATTCATTCGGAGGGGCTTAAGGAGGAAATTAAATTGATAGAAAAAAGTTTTGGATGACGCTAATATGAAAAATTAAGTAAATAATGAACAGGAGGTAGATGCACATGAGAGAAAGGCGTGTCCCGGATTTAGAGTTAGCTACACAAACCGAAGAAAAAGAAGAAGAAGAAGATTTATTTGATTACTTCTACGATAAACCCGGAACTTTACCGGGGACACTGACGATTGGACAAGACGCCGCACCCTCTAAGATTGTTTTAATTGACTACAACGACTCCAGTGCTACTCGTATTCAGCTTACTAGGCCGGAAGACTGTGGATCTTACCTAGATACCGAGTCAGTTTCTTGGGTTGATGTTAGCGGTTTAGGTAGTGAAGATATCTTAAAGCAATTGGGTAAAGTATTTGATTTGCATCCCCTTGTGCTGGAAGATGTGGTTAATGTACCTCAACGCCCGAAAGTGGAAGATTACGATGATCAGTTAGTAATCATTGCCCAGATGGTAATGCTCAAAGACAAGGGAGATGGCTTTTGGATTGAGCAAGTCAGTTTTGTATTAGGCAAACATTATTTACTTACTGTACAGGAGGAACCCCAACGAGATTGCTTTGGCCCTGTGCGCGATCGCATTCGCACCAACAAAGGCAGTGTTCGCAAAGCCGGACCCGATTATTTAGCCTATACCCTTTTAGACGCGGTAATCGATGGGTTTTTCCCCGTACTAGAAGACTATGGTGAGCGCATCGAAGCGTTGGAGAATGAGGTTATGCTCAACCCAACACCCCAGACTTTGGAAAAAATCTACCAAGTCAGGCGAGAATTGTTGGCATTGCGTCGGTCAATTTGGCCTCAGCGAGATGCGATTAATACCTTGATTCGTGGTGGAAGTAACCTAATTGGTTCCGAGGTTTCAATATATCTGCGAGACTGTTATGATCACGCAGTCCAAGTAATGGATATGGTGGAAACTTATCGCGAACTAGCTTCAGGTCTAATGGATGTTTATCTGTCTTCAGTCAGCAATAAGATGAATGAAGTGATGAAATTTTTGACCGTAATGTCATCGATTTTTATCCCACTCACGTTTATTGCTGGAGTTTATGGTATGAATTTTGAATACATGCCAGAACTTAAGATGAAGAGTGGCTATTTTGTATGTTGGGGGATAATGGTGACGATCGCGATGGCTCTATTCTTCTTTTTCTGGCGTCGGGGTTGGTTTAAGAATTTTTACTCTATTAACAATGATTGAAATACGAATAAATTCAGAAAACAAGTCAATATATCATTTATTTAAAAAGGTATTTTTTATTGATTGTGTTTTATAAATAGCGCAATTTTTAACTTTTAATTGTAAATTTTTGCAGAGGTTGACCAGTCATGGATAGTCGTAATTTATTAGTTTTTACGGTTTATATCATCATTGTTATTTATGTATTTTATAAAGCCTATCAATCTTTAGAAACTCAAATTACCTTAGAATTAGATAATGCCTTTGTGAATGATGAACTCACTAATAATGGAATCAAAGATCTAGTAGATATCGACTTTAAAAAGCTCAAGCCCAGTTATCAACTCGATGATTTAAAAAGGCTAAGAATTGGTATAAAAAACAAATCTTCCGAGGAGTCTGCGATCACGATTCGAGTCAATTGGGATGAAAGTTCTATTACGAATTATGAAGGAAATGTGAGTCGCATCATTCGGGTCAGTAAAGGACTAGCCGAAATACCGCAAAAGCAAGTTCCCAGTATCATTGTTGCCAATCAAAAAATTGACGAAGAGTTGAGTGATGACAAAGACATCAACGGCAACTTATTTAAGGTAGAAAAGCTCAAAAAAGCCTCTAAAAAATCTGAGCCATTTACCCTGCGATTATCCTTTAAAATCTCTCAACCGGGAGCAGGAGAGCGTTCCTGTTTCGTGAATTGTAAGCTAATTCCTAAAAAGTTACGCTGGACAAAAGCCTTGCTCATTGCCTTGACACCACTGCCGAAAAAGAAGTCCTAAACGGAACTGACGAAGTCATGGACTGGCAAAAACCGAGTGGAACCACAGCTTGAGGAGGATGGGAGAATTTTTCATCTTTACTTCCCGCAATCATCGACGAACCTTTCGCTCCTCACCTCTTCTCTAAAGCGAAACCCATACTCGATCACTCCTTTCTTTGTCAAAAGCTAACAGCTAATGCCTAACGGCGATTAGACTGGATTAGGAGAGAGTAGGCGAAGGCAGTTGCGGACTCGCGTTCTCGTAGAGTCTGAGGAAAGTCCGGGCTCCCGAAAGGCCAAACTTGCTGGGTAACGCCCAGTGCGGGTGACCGTGAGGATAGTGCCACAGAAACATACCGCCTTCTCAAGTCTGAGGGATGAAGCATGAAACTTAAGATTTCGTACTTTACCCTTCATACTTTGTTGAGGGTAAGGGTGCAAAGGTGCGGTAAGAGCGCACCAGCAGCATCGAGAGGTGCTGGCTCGGTAAACCCCGGTTGGGAGCAAGGTCGTAGGAACTACGGTTGGTCTTTTCCCAGTTCCGCCGAAAAGAACCGCTAGAGGCATCTGGTAACAGATGTCCCAGATAGATAACTGCCCTCCCAGGAGTTTTGCTGCTGTGGAGAACAGAACCCGGCTTATGCCCGACTCTCTCCTTTTTTGAACCTCCGGACAGGACTTTAGGTTCTCACTTTGAGTTTCTGCATCTCGACATGACTCGTTAGTTAGCCTAAACCGGATGGCGCTAACCACAGTTTTTGTACTTGCTGTTTGCTTTGTCAGCTTGAGCCACTTGAATTCTACGACGAACTTAGGTTATGTCAGTAGTATTTAGCTTAAGCCTGGAATTTCTTTTTGAATTGACTTGCTCAATTCAGAATCAACCGACCAGTAACATGTTGATCTGAGAAACTGATTATTCTGCAATGACAACGTTTTTGACAGTTCGTGAGCAATTTTTTATGGAGAAAACGCTACTTTTCCTGAAGGGATTCGAGAGTACTGACGATAATTTCAAAAATAAGTTTGATCGGGTAATTGCTAATCAAGATTATAAAAAGAATTTAGAAGAAAAGTTAATTATTGCTTTAGATCGCTTCGACGAATTAGCCAAAGCCGATGCTTTATTTAAGTTTTTTGTAGCTCATATTAACAATGAGATCAATCATCAAGAATTCTTACATTACTTATATGTATTAGATAAAGCTGACTTTCATAATATAGAAAAATTTTTAAAATTTTATGCCTCT
This genomic window contains:
- the typA gene encoding translational GTPase TypA; translated protein: MALPIRNVAIIAHVDHGKTTLVDALLKQSGIFREGEDVPDCVMDSNDLERERGITILSKNTAVRYKETLINIVDTPGHADFGGEVERVLGMVDGCILIVDANEGPMPQTRFVLKKALEKGLRPIVVVNKIDRPQADPHGAVDKVLDLFLELGADDDQCEFPYLFASGLEGYAKEDLDAQGVDMQPMFEAILRHVPPPVGDVTKPLQLQVTTLDYSEYVGRIVIGRIHNGTIKAGQQAALVTETGAVVKGKITKLMGFEGLKRIDLEEASAGNIVAVAGFANANIGETITCPNEPQALPLIKVDEPTLQMTFSVNDSPFAGQEGDFVTSRQLRDRLIRELETNVALRVEETDSPDKFLVSGRGELHLGILIETMRREGYEFQVSQPQVIYREVSGQPCEPYELLVLDVPEAAVGGCIERLGQRKGEMQDMQVGGNSRTQLEFVIPARGLIGFRGEFMRLTRGEGIMNHSFLDYRPFSGDVETRRNGVIISFEEGVATFYAMKNGEDRGVFFITPGTKVYKGMIVGEHNRPQDLDLNVCKTKQLTNHRSATGDELVQLQAPMEMSLERALEYIGSDELVEVTPKSVRLRKVTKKLVKR
- a CDS encoding SRPBCC family protein, with amino-acid sequence MILNFSFKLIAGREGIWCKFALFRTYRALSTAPVDVLWQKIINLADVSWHPLLSSTNAPSGLIAKPGIIYQVVTRLIPIPVRIFVERVRPGELLSVRVLAIPGVEKLVTYQIESTVCGTYVSYSVTLRGWLSPLIWWFIRPYAARVASELAQAAEQIAAL
- the hemF gene encoding oxygen-dependent coproporphyrinogen oxidase produces the protein MTAFQTDATTTPQVSPSLPPADSRERVKQLMLQLQDTICQALEKLDGASQFQEDVWDREEGGGGRSRVIRDGAVFEQGGVNFSEVWGEQLPPSILAQRPEAAGHGFFATGTSMVLHPRNPYIPTVHLNYRYFEAGPVWWFGGGADLTPYYPFAEDAAHFHRTLKGACDNHHSEYYPVFKRWCDEYFYLKHRQETRGVGGLFFDYQDGTGQLYRGPHKDSPAAIYSDRLGALAPRRWEDLFAFIQECSSSFLPAYVPIVERRQGLEYGDRERNFQLYRRGRYVEFNLVYDRGTIFGLQTNGRTESILMSLPPLVRWEYSYKPEPNTPEAELYEIFLKPQDWSNWTPLTS
- a CDS encoding STAS domain-containing protein, with the protein product MIHIDQKTHTTKDGTTVIVLAPVGRLDITTAWQFRLKLQECISKLSRHVIVNLSQVNFIDSSGLTSLVAGMRDADKVKGSFRICNVHPEAKLVFEVTMMDSVFEIFETEEEALEGVPRSMAT
- a CDS encoding chromophore lyase CpcT/CpeT, with amino-acid sequence MTHSAELITLARYMAGEFDNRQQAIADPVWYVHLRLWLRPVPLFTEDSLTLFAEQANIVNLDQPYRPRILRLYPNPTTPASLQVQFYMLKNPDAIRGAGRNPELLKQLTTAQIEFLPGCTLSVKQRLVSPNAYEFSAFSATNTPCSFSYQGKDYQISLGFEATPEEFRSYDKGIDPATGKATWGALLGPFCFTKRQDFAHELPL
- the psb29 gene encoding photosystem II biogenesis protein Psp29; translated protein: MNNLRTVSDTKRDFYNHHTRPVNSIFRRVVEELMVEMHLLSVNVDFHYEPIYALGVVTSFNRFMEGYRPERDKASIFDALCQSVGNNPEQYKQDAQWLESMAQRVTGEELVSWLSAPRPQDTLGDLYATVAAIAENPKFKYSRLFAIGLYTLLEKADSELVQDEKRRTEALKKISDGLHLPEEKLQKDLELYRSNLQKMEQVRLVIEDAIQADRKKREKRLQDQNKAATSASDSQESTPGV
- the trxA gene encoding thioredoxin → MTVKKQFSSFEDLLSGSDVPVLVDFYATWCGPCQMMAPILDQVNAQLKGRLQVVKIDSDKYPQLASQYQIHALPTLVLFKNGQPVDRIEGVLPAEQILLRLQALV
- the fabG gene encoding 3-oxoacyl-[acyl-carrier-protein] reductase; the encoded protein is MEDLPTSSLRLQERVAIITGASRGIGRATALALASEGAKVVVNYATSSPAAEEVVAAITDMGGNAIALQADVSKLDQVDALVNQTLEKLGRVDILVNNAGITRDTLLLRMKPEDWQAVIDLNLTGVFLCTRAVSKVMLKQKSGRIINITSVAGQMGNPGQANYSAAKAGVIGFTKTVAKELATRGITVNAVAPGFIATDMTSGLKSDEILKYIPLGRYGAPEEVAGMIRFLAADPAAAYITGQVFNVDGGMVMA